In the Pseudoliparis swirei isolate HS2019 ecotype Mariana Trench chromosome 19, NWPU_hadal_v1, whole genome shotgun sequence genome, one interval contains:
- the rapgef2b gene encoding rap guanine nucleotide exchange factor 2 isoform X7 — protein MKPLAASDGNGVPSQSPLPADFSRLHLADGLHPQVTHVSSSHSGCSITSDSGSSSLSDIYQATENEPGDMDLSGLPETAVDSEEDDDEEDMERASDPLMSRDIVRDCLEKDPMDRTDDDIEQLLEFMHQLPAFANMTMSVRRELCAVMVFAVVERAGTIVLNDGEELDSWSVILNGSVEVTYPDGRAEILCMGNSFGVSPTMEKEYMKGVMKTKVDDCQFVCIAQQDYCCILNQVEKNMQKVEEEGEIVMVKEHRELDRTGTRKGHIVIKGTPERLTMHLVEEHSVVDPTYIEDFLLTYRTFLSSPMVVGKKLLEWFHDPSLRDKVTRVVLLWVNNHFNDFEGDGPMTNFLEEFESNLEREKMCGHLRLLNIACAAKAKPRLVTLTKPSRDSPLAFSLLGGQEKGFRIFLDAVEPGSKAAEVGLKRGDQILEVNGQNFENVQLIKANEILKNNTHLSITVKTNLLVFKELLTRPDHDADGEEEHDRKNGAPHLPKIGDIKKASRYSIPDLAVDVEQVMGLEKVSKKAKSNSVGGRNKLKKIFDKTLTSILPPKPYNDVCVGQSQDDSIVGMKQSKQIAPALPVSGNLSSSNPDLLQSHHRILDFNNQPAPVTPKMSDQVLRVFKADQQSRYIMIGKDTTAKEVVAQAIREFALTAAPEAHSLCEVSVTPEGVIKQRRLPDQLSKLADRIQLSGRYYLKSNMETETLCSDDDAQDLLREGQISLLQLSTVEVATQLSMRAFELFCAIEPTEYIDDLFKLRSKTGSFSLKRFEEAINHETFWVATEVLREPNQIKRMKTIKHFIKIALHCRECKNFNSMFAIISGLNLAPISRLRGTWEKLPSKYEKLFVDLQDLFDPSRNMAKYRNVLNNQNLQPPIIPLFPVIKKDLTFLHEGNDSKVDGLVNFEKLRMIAKEIRHVGRMASVNMDPALMFRTRKKKWRSLGSLSQGSANAAVLDVTGTGGHKKRVRRSSFLNAKKLYEDAQMARKVKQYLSNLSLETNEESLQTLSVQCEPSISTLPKNAGGKRPDTSPVVSRAASQQRGQLAKGSQALQVPAVALYPSRKKVPVKDLPPFGTSSPHSLKKILSLSEEGNERHRRPPEDTVSNASSQLSSPPISPQSSPKKGYNRVGDAYSDSGHSEISSRSSLVSNSSFDMAQDERRLRHSGGVGESHSGGQRLERRAATDPDQYSLGSYSSMQDCRGIYSGCPPVLSSPSSEELTQDQGDRVSLDAADSGRGSWTSCSSGSHDNIQTMQQGRSWETLAFGGGGGGGGGGGGGIGGLPPSGQEALIGGHAALWAAQARGSWASASSSSSSAAYWGEDSEGDTGTIKRRGGKDVSADPETSSITSTGSEEAKQLGRPAPSPITTGGKGVLTRKESRYREPPPTPPGYTALTISGLAEGQHPAPCVPAAIATAAAPPPHTGRRPPDYTTALQRSRMVTQSPDSLRAHQGAKQRAGGLHRTRSPADEREAEEEEEGESSELVALRKPKARHTPETPRP, from the exons CATGGTCTTCGCCGTGGTGGAGCGCGCCGGCACCATCGTCCTCAACGACGGCGAGGAG CTGGACTCGTGGTCCGTGATCCTGAACGGCTCGGTGGAGGTGACGTACCCCGACGGCCGGGCAGAGATCCTGTGCATGGGGAACAGTTTCGGGGTGTCGCCGACCATGGAGAAGGAATACATGAAGGGCGTGATGAAGACGAAGGTGGACGACTGCCAG TTCGTGTGCATCGCCCAGCAGGACTACTGCTGCATCCTCAACCAGGTGGAGAAGAACAtgcagaaggtggaggaggagggggagatcgTCATGGTGAAGGAACACCGCGAGCTGGACCGCACCGGCACCAGGAAGGGACACATCGTCATCAAG GGCACACCGGAGCGGCTCACCATGCACCTGGTGGAGGAGCACTCGGTGGTGGACCCCACCTACATCGAGGACTTCCTGTTGACCTACAGGACCTTCCTCTCCAGCCCCATGGTCGTGGGCAAGAAGCTCCTGGAGTGGTTCCACGACCCCAGCCTCAGGGACAAG GTTACACGGGTGGTCTTGCTGTGGGTAAACAATCACTTCAACGACTTTGAAGGCGACGGCCCCATGACGAACTTCCTGGAGGAGTTTGAAAGCAACCTGGAGAGAGAA aAAATGTGCGGCCACCTCAGACTGTTGAACATAGCGTGCGCCGCTAAAGCCAAGCCGCGGCTGGTGACGCTGACCAAGCCGTCCAGGGACTCCCCGCTGGCCTTCAGCCTCCTCGGGGGCCAGGAGAAAGGGTTCCGCATCTTCCTCGACGCCGTGGAGCCCGGGAGCAAGGCGGCGGAAGTCGGCCTCAAGCGCGGCGATCAG ATCTTGGAGGTCAACGGGCAAAACTTTGAGAACGTCCAGCTCATCAAAGCCAACGAGATTCTGAAGAACAACACCCACTTGTCCATAACTGTGAAAACAAACCTTTTAG TGTTCAAGGAGCTGCTGACCAGGCCGGACCACGACGCGGACGGCGAGGAGGAGCACGACCGGAAGAACGGCGCGCCCCACCTCCCGAAGATCGGCGACATCAAGAAGGCCAGCCGCTACTCCATCCCCGACCTGGCGGTGGACGTGGAGCAGGTGATGGGCCTGGAGAAGGTCAGCAAGAAGGCCAAGAGCAACTCGGTGGGAGGACGCAACAAGCTGAAGAAGATCTTCGACAAGACGCTCACCAGCATCCTGCCGCCCAAACCCTACAA TGACGTTTGCGTGGGCCAATCGCAGGACGACAGCATCGTGGGGATGAAGCAGTCCAAGCAGATCGCCCCGGCGCTGCCCGTCAGCGGCAACCTGTCGTCGTCGAACCCCGACCTGCTGCAGTCTCACCACCGCATCCTCGACTTCAACAACCAGCCTG CCCCGGTCACACCGA AAATGTCGGACCAGGTGCTACGAGTCTTTAAGGCGGACCAGCAGTCCCGGTACATCATGATCGGGAAGGACACGACGGCGAAGGAGGTGGTGGCCCAGGCCATCAGGGAGTTCGCCCTGACGGCGGCGCCGGAGGCGCATTCTCTGTGCGAGGTGTCCGTCACCCCGGAGGGCGTCATCAAGCAGAGGCGGCTACCGGACCAGCTGTCGAAGCTAGCCGACAGGATCCAGCTGAGTGGCAG aTACTACCTGAAGAGCAACATGGAGACGGAGACGCTGTGCTCCGACGACGACGCCCAGGACCTCCTGCGGGAGGGCCAGATCTCCCTGCTGCAGCTCAGCACCGTGGAGGTGGCCACGCAGCTCTCCATGCGCGCCTTCGAGCTGTTCTGCGCCATCGAGCCCACCGAGTACATCGACGACCTCTTCAAGCTGCGCTCCAAGACGGGCTCCTTCAGCCTGAAGCGCTTCGAGGAGGCCATCAACCACGAGACCTTCTGGGTGGCCACGGAGGTGCTGCGCGAGCCCAACCAGATCAAGCGCATGAAGACCATCAAGCACTTCATCAAGATCGCCCTGCACTGCCGCGAGTGCAAGAACTTCAACTCCATGTTCGCCATCatcag TGGTCTGAACCTGGCTCCGATCTCCAGACTGAGGGGAACGTGGGAGAAGCTACCCAGCAAGTACGAGAAGCTGTTCGTGGACCTGCAGGACCTCTTCGACCCCTCCAGGAACATGGCCAAGTACAGGAATGTGCTCAACAACCAGAACCTGCAGCCGCCGATCATCCCCCTGTTCCCCGTCATCAAGAAGGACCTCACCTTCCTCCATGAAG GCAACGACTCCAAAGTGGACGGCCTGGTGAACTTTGAGAAGCTGCGGATGATTGCCAAAGAGATTCGCCACGTGGGTCGCATGGCGTCCGTCAACATGGACCCGGCCCTCATGTTCCGGACCCG GAAGAAGAAATGGAGGAGTTTAGG GTCGCtgagccagggcagcgccaacgCGGCGGTGCTCGACGTCACGGGCACCGGCGGCCACAAGAAGCGCGTGCGCCGCAGCTCCTTCCTGAACGCCAAGAAGCTCTACGAGGACGCCCAGATGGCCCGCAAGGTCAAGCAGTACCTGTCCAACCTCAGCCTGGAGACCAACGAGGAGAGTCTGCAGACGCTCTCCGTGCAGTGCGAGCCCTCCATCAGCACAC TGCCCAAGAATGCCGGTGGGAAGCGACCCGACACCTCCCCGGTGGTGTCCAGAGCGGCCAGCCAACAGAGGGGCCAGCTGGCCAAGGGGAGCCAGGCCCTCCAGGTCCCGGCCGTGGCCCTCTACCCATCCCGGAAGAAAGTGCCCGTCAAAGATCTTCCCCCATTCG GCACCAGTTCCCCTCATTCTCTGAAGAAGATCCTGTCTCTGTCGGAGGAGGGGAACGAGCGGCACCGCCGGCCGCCAGAGGACACCGTGTCCAacgcctcctcccagctctcctcccctcccatcTCCCCACAGAGCTCACCCAAGAAGG gttacAACCGGGTGGGTGACGCCTACTCGGACTCCGGTCACAGTGAGATCTCCTCCCGCTCCAGCCTGGTCAGTAACTCCTCCTTCGACATGGCCCAGGACGAGAGGAGACTCCGTCACTCCGGAGGAGTCGGGGAGTCGCACAGCGGCGGCCAGCGGCTGGAGCGAAGAGCCGCCACCGACCCCGACCAGTACAGCCTCGG GTCGTATTCGTCGATGCAGGACTGCCGGGGCATCTACTCCGGCTGCCCGCCGGTGCTCTCCTCGCCCAGCTCCGAGGAGCTGACTCAGGATCAGGGCGACCGCGTTTCACTGGACGCCGCAGACAGCGGCCGCGGCTCCTGGACTTCCTGCTCCTCCGGCTCCCACGACAACATCCAGACCATGCAGCAGGGCCGCAGCTGGGAGACTCTGGCTttcggcggaggaggaggtggaggaggtggaggaggaggcggcatcGGGGGACTCCCACCCAGCGGACAGGAGGCCTTAATAGGGGGACACGCCGCACTGTGGGCGGCCCAGGCCAGGGGGAGCTGGGCGTcggccagctcctcctcctcctcggcggcGTACTGGGGAGAGGACTCTGAGGGCGACACGGGCACCATCAAGAGGAGAGGCGGGAAGGACGTCAGCGCCGACCCGGAGACGAGCAGCATCACCTCCACCGGGTCGGAGGAGGCCAAGCAGCTCGGCCGGCCCGCCCCGTCGCCCATCACCACCGGGGGCAAAGGCGTCCTCA CGCGGAAAGAGAGCCGCTACCGCGagccccccccgaccccccccggCTACACCGCCCTGACCATCTCCGGCCTGGCCGAGGGGCAGCACCCGGCGCCGTGCGTTCCCGCGGCGATCGCCACGGCGGCggcgccccccccacacaccggCCGCCGGCCGCCGGACTACACCACGGCGCTGCAGCGCTCGCGCATGGTCACCCAGTCGCCCGACTCCCTCCGGGCCCACCAGGGGGCCAAGCAGCGGGCCGGCGGCCTCCACCGCACGCGCTCGCCGGCCGACGAGCGAGAggccgaggaggaagaggagggtgagtcTTCCGAACTAGTCGCTCTGAGGAAGCCAAAGGCACGGCATACACCCGAGACTCCCAGACCGTGA